The Citrus sinensis cultivar Valencia sweet orange chromosome 4, DVS_A1.0, whole genome shotgun sequence DNA segment taattaattagaggTTCGATCAGGGCAGCAAGCAAAAAGTTTGGAAATTCAGAGCAGAAAGCTGTGGTTCACGCGCAAATAGAAAGACAAACAGAATGCTCACGTGCTGCACAGCTGGAATAGTATTGAAGCAAAGCAAAACGCACCGGTTTTGCCAAAATTCGGGGCCCGAATTCAGGGCTGATGTCGGGGTAAGTAGCTTTTCCCTTGGTTGTTTCCTACAGCAGCCACTACAGATCTCATTAAGCGCCAGAATCTAACTCAGCGGCAGGGCGCGAACCATCACTGCCCTTGGTAGCGCGTGAGGCTCTTTCTCTTAGCCACTCCACCACCTCTCCAGAAACCAACTCAACGTTCTGCTCAGGCTCGGCAATCAGCTGATGCCACGTGCCTGGATAAATCCTCAGCGTCTTATCCTTACTGGCTGCATGTTTATACAACTCTTCAACGCAGGCGGGATCGCAAACGACGTCGTCTTCCTCTTGGGGCTCATTGAGTATTTTTTATACTCAAATCCCTTGCAAATCCCTCGACACGCGCAGCAACTCCAGCACGGTCGCCGCACGCGGCCTTGGCACCGACCTCCTGGGGCTCGACAACACCAGCTTCCTCTTCCACTCCTCCTTGAAGGAGACCATCGGGAGAGAACCGTGGGTGGGACCTACGCGCCAGGAAGGCACCAGCCATACGACTGCGAAGAGAAGGTGCTCGAAGGGCCACGGAGGCTTGAATTTCTGGCTAATCCCACACATGGCCCcattcaaaatcaaaccaTCCCACGCGCCCGTCTGACGGAGCGTGGAGTAAAGAGCTATGGCCCCACCTAAGGACTCGGAATACAAAAACGCGGGCAAATCGGGTGCGTGTCTCGGAATGACATATTACatgttatattaattatttgggatgaaatttaaaataaataaatttagtatgCTTGcttttgcataattttttttttgtagggtTATTTTGgatctaataatttaatttataaatatatttttgttttatcaataataacatTTAATTTGCAACTGCTAGGGATCTCTACTCCCTAGTGTTGGCTCGAGGAGATCTTGGCAACAACCATTGCAACAAATATATGACAAGTTTTATCGCGACAATTACTTGCTAATTGATTTCTTTGCACTTGATGTACAACACATATCATATTATATCAATTTTAAAGCTATATGCTGAGAATTCTAACATAATCAAATGCATATAGGagcaattaattgataatcaaCACACcaacactactagaaaaataggCTACCATGACAGAATTTTTGTGATAGATATTAGAAAATTAGTCATTTATCATAAGAATATGATAGACATATGATAGAATTTTCGTACATCATAAATTCATGACAGATTTCtgatagattttttatatatcaGATAAACATGATAGcgtattaatatttaatcaaacCATGGGTTTCGAGTGGAATTAATTTGGACATAAAACGACACCGTTTTACagatttaaaacatttttaaaataaaaatatttatttaacatttaaacgCTATCGTTTCAGTATATTGTAAAccacaaacacaaaaaaaattctaagtgTTGGCACCTTTGACCCATCACTCCATCAGCAAGGGCTGAGAAACCAAAGCAGTGAAACCCCTCAAAATCcgtttattaacatattttaatCTGCAAATTGGTTTTGAAATCCGTTGCATGGAAACCGAAATCATAGTTTATGCTATTGAAGGAGCCTTCCCGTCCTTATTTTGAACCCCCATTATCTTTAACCCCCATTATTTCGAACCCATTGTTTTTAGGAACAAAATCACCACATATGCTCATTGTTGCGCCTTCGCGTCCATTATTGAAGCTGTCGGTGTCACTATTTCTTTGTATTGTTCAATCGGCGTTGGAGAAGCCATCCTGTAATCGCTGAATCCCTAGGTTTGTCAtcaattaacttttttaaattttattcagaataaattaattggtcattataaaattaattgttagttttgttgttatttcCCTTATTTGTTCATAATTTATGCCCTAggtttatctttattattactttttaattctCGTTTGTTTctgttgttatattttttgtttattttttaattcaagaagCTTATACTTTGTCCTTCTATTAAATCTAGAAATCGCTCAATCATTTAATTTAGCATGTCCtcatcttttatttaaaaaaaatttgttctaAATCGCAGGATTTCACTGCCCTGTTCCCTTTCAAACTCGATTTCTAACATCAGgtttgttcaattttttacTTGCCTTTCCgttcaatatttgaaaaatgtttGCTGCCAATGGTTTGTATGAATATTGTTATATTCTGTAAATTTTTAGTCAGAGCTTGCATGTGTGTGAAGTGATTTTGGTTGATGATATAGTACTTTTCATTTACTAGTGTCTTTTGTTGGGATGAATCCGAAACTGTGGTCCAATGGTGTtagacattttctttaatgattGTGAGCTAgattttgtgtaatttattgAGTTAAAAAGTAAGGCCCCCTTTTCAATTgtcttttttatgtttgaagGAAATGGTACCATGTGGGGGCAAGTTTGGTCATGTGGACCAAGTAATGTTTAgttggttatatatatatagtcttgTGGTCCATTAAATGCTGGATtgctagaatttttttttaaataaatgttaaatgtATGTGGGCCAAGTTATTTAGGATATTATTAGTTGGGTATGGTTAGTCGGTGGTTTTGGTCAATGATGATAGCATGTTGGTAAAGTTACATTTGTTGCACATGAtgacaagtttttttttaaacttatttatttcattgaatttataaattgaatattaataatgttttgttgcttaatttattgataatggAAACCGTTTATCATTGCTGCCCATTAGTACATTGTGTTGAAATTTATCTCAATTATATGTCAGGTACTAGACAAAAAATGGATAAATCTTGGCTTAAATATGATAGATTGTCCGATGAGTATGAGGCTGGTgtggaaaaatttattaagactGCAGTTGAAAGTAATCAAGAAATTAGTGTTGTTAGGTGTCCATGTGATAAATGTCAGAATTTAGCATTTCATAGGCCTAAAGAAGTGAAAgatcatttaattatatggGGTCTTGATATGTCATACAAAACATGGGTTTGGCATGGGGAAGATATCCGCAACAAATCTCCTGACAATATAGGTTGCCAAAATGACAGTGGATATATGGATTATGATGGTGGTAATACTgttgaaatggttgaagatGCTTTTAAGGATTGTGATAGTGATCCTAAagcattgaaaaaaatattagaagaTTCTGAGAACCCTTTGTACCCTGGATCAAACAAATTTACCAAGTTATCAGCTTTAGTTAAATTGTACAATATAAAGGGCAGATATGGGTGGTCTGATAGTAGCTTTTCAGATTTGTTGAGTGCTCTTTCTGACATGTTACCGAAAGGAAATGACTTGCCTGTATCAATGTATGAAGCCAAAAAGACAATGAGTGCTTTAGGCTTAGAGTATATCAAAATTCATGCATGTCCAAATGATTGTATACTCTATAGAAAGGAGTATGAAAGCCTTTCTAATTGTCCTACATGCGGTGAATCTAGGTGGAAGAAAAGAGATGGTAGTGTTGCTGCTTATAGGAAGGGGGTTCCTACAAAAGTGTTATGGTATTTCCCTCCTATACCTAGATTTAGGCGTTTGTTTCAGTCCTCACAAACTGCCAAAGACTTGACTTGGCATATAAATGAGAGGGAAATAGATGGTAAGCTTCGACATCCAACTGACTCACCGGCATGGAAGTTAGTTGATGAAAAATGGCCTACCTTTGCTTTAGAGCCTAGAAATCTGCGTCTTGCCCTATCAGCTGATGGCATTAATCCTCATAGCTCTCTTAGTAGTACGTATAGTTGCTGGCCCATTCTTCTTGTAACATACAATCTTCCACCCTGGTTGtgtatgaaatgaaaatttatgatgttatccttattaatttctGGTCC contains these protein-coding regions:
- the LOC102611757 gene encoding LOW QUALITY PROTEIN: caffeoylshikimate esterase-like (The sequence of the model RefSeq protein was modified relative to this genomic sequence to represent the inferred CDS: substituted 2 bases at 2 genomic stop codons); this encodes YVIPRHAPDLPAFLYSESLGGAIALYSTLRQTGAWDGLILNGAMCGISQKFKPPWPFEHLLFAVVWLVPSWRVGPTHGSLPMVSFKEEWKRKLVLSSPRRSVPRPRAATVLELLRVSRDLQGIXVXKILNEPQEEDDVVCDPACVEELYKHAASKDKTLRIYPGTWHQLIAEPEQNVELVSGEVVEWLRERASRATKGSDGSRPAAELDSGA